One Brassica napus cultivar Da-Ae chromosome C2, Da-Ae, whole genome shotgun sequence DNA window includes the following coding sequences:
- the LOC106407247 gene encoding protein slowmo homolog produces the protein MVKAYKQEHVYKHPWERVSAASWRKFADPENKRILSHILEVDTLNRRLDTDTGKLHTTRALTIHAPGPWFLHRIIGQDICHCVESTVVDGKSRSMQLTTKNITLKKFIEVEERIRYDPHPENPSAWTVCSQETSIRIKPLSALASMAEKVEQKCAEKFMQNSMKGREVMERICRYMEAESAPV, from the exons ATGGTAAAAGCATATAAACAAGAGCATGTCTACAAGCATCCATGGGAGCGGGTGAGTGCTGCCTCATGGAGGAAGTTCGCAGACCCTGAAAACAAACGCATCCTTTCTCATATCCTCGAAGTCGACACCTTGAACCGCAGACTCGACACTGACACCGGGAAGCTCCACACCACACGTGCTCTCACCATTCACGCTCCCGGTCCATGGTTCCTTCACAGGATCATAGGCCAAGACATCTGTCACTGTGTTGAGTCAACAGTTGTCGATGGCAAATCACGTTCTATGCAg CTTACGACAAAGAACATTACTCTCAAAAAGTTCATTGAAGTGGAGGAGAGGATAAGATACGATCCTCATCCAGAAAATCCATCGGCCTGGACGGTTTGTAGCCAGGAGACAAGCATTCGGATCAAGCCATTGTCGGCTCTGGCCTCAATGGCTGAGAAAGTTGAGCAGAAGTGCGCCGAGAAGTTCATGCAAAACAGCATGAAAGGGCGAGAGGTTATGGAGAGGATTTGTAGGTATATGGAAGCAGAGTCCGCTCCTGTCTAA
- the LOC106407454 gene encoding uncharacterized protein LOC106407454, with product MYLRLLCLVLLASCLTHQAFGRGRNRPPREVSSYPSSSITVVGVVYCDTCSSNTFSRQSYFLQGVDVHVSCRFKASSPKTTEEVNISVNRTTNRSGVYKLEIPHVDGIDCVDGIAIASQCSAKLIKTSDSNIGCNVPVFQTATNEVSIKSKQDRVCIYSLSALSYKPSHRNTTLCSGGKRHHGREKEEEEKAEKKFRDSKFFWPYLPPYWFPWPYSTLPPLPTLPPLPSFPFPFLPLANPNPALPAFDWKDPITWIPYLPRFPPGDHKP from the exons ATGTATCTTCGACTTCTCTGTCTTGTCCTTCTAGCTTCTTGCTTGACACATCAAGCCTTTGGCCGTGGTCGTAACCGCCCACCGCGTGAAGTAAGCTCGTATCCTTCATCTAGCATCACAGTCGTCGGAGTTGTCTACTGTGACACTTGTTCAAGCAACACTTTCTCAAGACAAAGCTACTTCTTACAAG GAGTGGATGTTCATGTCAGCTGTAGATTCAAAGCAAGCTCACCAAAGACAACAGAGGAAGTGAACATATCAGTGAACAGAACAACAAACAGAAGCGGCGTTTACAAGCTGGAGATCCCTCACGTAGACGGTATCGACTGCGTGGACGGTATCGCCATAGCTTCTCAATGCAGCGCCAAGCTAATTAAAACATCCGACAGCAACATCGGCTGCAACGTCCCCGTTTTTCAGACAGCAACCAACGAAGTATCCATCAAGTCAAAGCAAGACCGTGTCTGTATCTACAGCTTAAGCGCACTCAGCTACAAACCTTCCCACAGAAACACCACACTTTGCAGCGGAGGAAAGAGACATCACGGgagagagaaggaggaggaggagaaggcgGAGAAGAAGTTTAGAGACTCGAAGTTCTTCTGGCCGTATCTGCCACCGTACTGGTTCCCTTGGCCGTACTCGACTCTGCCGCCGTTGCCGACACTGCCTCCCCTTCCTTCCTTCCCTTTCCCTTTTCTTCCTTTAGCTAACCCTAATCCAGCATTGCCTGCGTTTGACTGGAAAGATCCCATCACTTGGATACCTTATCTCCCACGTTTCCCTCCTGGTGATCACAAACCTTAG
- the LOC106407089 gene encoding serine/threonine-protein kinase PBS1, with protein sequence MGCFSCFDSSDDETLNPAAEESSKAGQKQSQPTVSNSLSGLPSGGEKLNSNSKSNGGAKTELLLPRDGLGQIAAHTFTFRELAAATMNFHPDTFLGEGGFGRVYKGRLDSTGQVVAVKQLDRNGLQGNREFLVEVLMLSLLHHPNLVNLIGYCADGDQRLLVYEFMSLGSLEDHLHDLPPDKEALDWNMRMKIAAGAAKGLEFLHDKANPPVIYRDFKSSNILLDEGFHPKLSDFGLAKLGPTGDKSHVSTRVMGTYGYCAPEYAMTGQLTVKSDVYSFGVVFLELITGRKAIDTDMPHGEQNLVAWARPLFNDRRKFIKLADPKLKGRFPTRALYQALAVASMCIQGEAATRPLIADVVTALSYLANQGYDPNKNERGARLITRNDEGGGSGSKFDLEGSEKEDSPRETARMLNRDINRERAVAEAKMWGESLREKRRQSEQGTSESNSTG encoded by the exons ATGGGCTGTTTCTCGTGCTTCGATTCGAGTGACGACGAGACGCTGAATCCAGCAGCTGAGGAATCATCCAAGGCGGGTCAGAAACAATCACAGCCGACAGTATCTAATAGCTTGTCTGGACTACCTTCAG GTGGGGAGAAGCTTAACTCAAACTCAAAGAGCAATGGAGGCGCCAAAACGGAGCTGCTTCTTCCTAGAGATGGGCTTGGACAAATCGCTGCTCATACATTTACTTTCCGCGAGCTCGCTGCTGCTACTATGAACTTTCATCCAGACACTTTCTTAGGTGAAGGTGGTTTCGGACGTGTCTACAAAGGAAGGCTTGACAGCACTGGTCAGGTTGTTGCTGTTAAGCAGTTGGATAGGAACGGTCTACAAGGTAACAGAGAGTTTCTTGTAGAGGTTCTCATGCTCAGCCTTCTTCATCATCCCAACTTAGTCAACCTCATTGGTTACTGTGCTGATGGAGATCAACGCCTCTTGGTCTATGAGTTTATGTCCTTAGGATCATTGGAAGATCACCTCCACG ATCTTCCACCGGATAAGGAGGCCTTGGATTGGAACATGAGAATGAAGATAGCTGCTGGTGCAGCCAAAGGTTTGGAGTTTCTACATGACAAGGCAAACCCTCCGGTTATCTACAGAGATTTCAAGTCATCAAACATTTTACTAGACGAGGGGTTCCACCCAAAGCTTTCTGACTTTGGACTTGCCAAACTCGGACCAACGGGAGACAAGTCTCACGTCTCCACCAGAGTCATGGGCACTTACGGTTACTGTGCTCCCGAGTACGCAATGACCGGACAGTTAACAGTCAAATCAGATGTCTACAGCTTCGGTGTGGTGTTTCTCGAGCTCATTACTGGTCGGAAGGCGATCGATACCGACATGCCTCATGGAGAGCAGAACCTAGTGGCTTGG GCTCGCCCGTTGTTTAATGATAGGAGAAAGTTTATAAAACTGGCGGATCCTAAGTTAAAAGGGAGGTTTCCAACGCGTGCGCTGTACCAAGCATTAGCTGTGGCTTCAATGTGCATCCAAGGGGAGGCGGCTACACGTCCTCTCATAGCAGATGTGGTTACTGCGCTCTCGTATCTTGCGAACCAAGGTTATGATCCAAACAAGAATGAGAGAGGGGCGAGGTTGATAACGAGGAACGATGAAGGAGGTGGCTCGGGGAGTAAGTTTGATTTAGAAGGCTCTGAGAAGGAAGATTCGCCTAGAGAGACGGCTAGGATGTTGAACAGGGACATTAATAGGGAGCGTGCGGTTGCTGAAGCTAAAATGTGGGGAGAGAGTTTGAGGGAGAAACGAAGACAGAGTGAGCAGGGGACTTCAGAGAGTAACAGTACCGGTTAA
- the LOC106409970 gene encoding bidirectional sugar transporter SWEET15-like isoform X2: protein MAGNAISFLVFLAPVPTFYRIYKNKSTESFQSLPYQVSLFSCMLWLYYALTKQDAFLLITINSFGCVVETIYIAMFFTYATKDKKMAAVKLFLTMNVAFFSLIIMVTHFAVKSPSLQVSVIGWICVAISISVFAAPLMIVARVIKTKSVEFMPFTLSFFLTISAVMWFSYGAFLHDICIAIPNVVGFILGLVQMVLYGVYRNSGDKLDIGKKKNSSSEQLKTIVVMSPLGLSEMHPVDVTVTEPVIPLSYTVHHEDPSKITKEEEPSTEARQGHVETAPSRI, encoded by the exons ATGGCAGGAAACGCAATATCCTTCCTTGTATTCCTCGCTCCCGT GCCGACGTTTTATAGAATATACAAGAACAAATCGACTGAAAGTTTCCAGTCTCTACCGTACCAAGTGTCACTATTTAGCTGCATGTTATGGCTCTATTACGCATTGACTAAGCAAGATGCTTTTCTCCTAATTACCATCAACTCTTTCGGCTGCGTTGTGGAGACTATCTACATTGCCATGTTCTTCACTTACGCTACCAAGGACAAAAAG ATGGCGGCTGTTAAGTTGTTCTTGACGATGAATGTTGCTTTCTTCTCGTTGATTATAATGGTTACACATTTTGCGGTTAAAAGCCCTAGCCTCCAAGTCTCTGTCATCGGCTGGATTTGCGTTGCTATATCTATTTCTGTTTTCGCTGCCCCTCTAATGATCGTG GCTCGTGTGATAAAGACCAAGAGTGTGGAGTTCATGCCCTTCACGCTTTCTTTCTTCCTCACTATAAGCGCTGTTATGTGGTTCTCATATGGCGCATTCCTCCACGACATATGCATTGCT ATTCCAAACGTGGTGGGATTCATACTAGGGTTGGTACAAATGGTTTTGTACGGAGTTTACAGAAACTCAGGAGATAAATTAGATATtgggaaaaagaaaaacagttcATCAGAACAACTTAAGACTATTGTTGTGATGAGTCCGTTAGGTTTGTCGGAAATGCACCCAGTTGACGTCACGGTGACCGAACCGGTGATTCCACTCTCTTACACTGTTCATCATGAAGATCCATCCAAAATTACTAAAGAGGAGGAGCCGTCAACTGAAGCCCGACAAGGCCATGTGGAGACTGCCCCGTCTCGAATTTGA
- the LOC106409970 gene encoding bidirectional sugar transporter SWEET15-like isoform X1, producing MGVMVNHHLLAIIFGILGNAISFLVFLAPVPTFYRIYKNKSTESFQSLPYQVSLFSCMLWLYYALTKQDAFLLITINSFGCVVETIYIAMFFTYATKDKKMAAVKLFLTMNVAFFSLIIMVTHFAVKSPSLQVSVIGWICVAISISVFAAPLMIVARVIKTKSVEFMPFTLSFFLTISAVMWFSYGAFLHDICIAIPNVVGFILGLVQMVLYGVYRNSGDKLDIGKKKNSSSEQLKTIVVMSPLGLSEMHPVDVTVTEPVIPLSYTVHHEDPSKITKEEEPSTEARQGHVETAPSRI from the exons ATGGGCGTCATGGTCAATCATCACTTGCTCGCTATCATCTTCGGCATCTTAG GAAACGCAATATCCTTCCTTGTATTCCTCGCTCCCGT GCCGACGTTTTATAGAATATACAAGAACAAATCGACTGAAAGTTTCCAGTCTCTACCGTACCAAGTGTCACTATTTAGCTGCATGTTATGGCTCTATTACGCATTGACTAAGCAAGATGCTTTTCTCCTAATTACCATCAACTCTTTCGGCTGCGTTGTGGAGACTATCTACATTGCCATGTTCTTCACTTACGCTACCAAGGACAAAAAG ATGGCGGCTGTTAAGTTGTTCTTGACGATGAATGTTGCTTTCTTCTCGTTGATTATAATGGTTACACATTTTGCGGTTAAAAGCCCTAGCCTCCAAGTCTCTGTCATCGGCTGGATTTGCGTTGCTATATCTATTTCTGTTTTCGCTGCCCCTCTAATGATCGTG GCTCGTGTGATAAAGACCAAGAGTGTGGAGTTCATGCCCTTCACGCTTTCTTTCTTCCTCACTATAAGCGCTGTTATGTGGTTCTCATATGGCGCATTCCTCCACGACATATGCATTGCT ATTCCAAACGTGGTGGGATTCATACTAGGGTTGGTACAAATGGTTTTGTACGGAGTTTACAGAAACTCAGGAGATAAATTAGATATtgggaaaaagaaaaacagttcATCAGAACAACTTAAGACTATTGTTGTGATGAGTCCGTTAGGTTTGTCGGAAATGCACCCAGTTGACGTCACGGTGACCGAACCGGTGATTCCACTCTCTTACACTGTTCATCATGAAGATCCATCCAAAATTACTAAAGAGGAGGAGCCGTCAACTGAAGCCCGACAAGGCCATGTGGAGACTGCCCCGTCTCGAATTTGA